From the genome of Phaeodactylum tricornutum CCAP 1055/1 chromosome 9, whole genome shotgun sequence:
TGGTTACAACAATATCCGCCGGCGAGTGCCAACGACCAACACGGTGGGAGGTGAATTTCCACTCAATCAGACGGGAGATCTTTTGCGGGAAGAAATAGGGCGCGCGGGGTATGTAGAAGTTTTAACACACGGATTGTGCAGCGTGCGTGACAACTTTACCGCCCTGCAGCGTCCTGTTACGGCCGCCGTCAAGCTCTCCAATCCGGCCAATGTAGAATACCAAGTTGTCCGCACAACGCTGCTGCCGGGCTTGCTGAAAACGTTACAGCACAATAAGTCTGCATCCTTTACGGGGGGTTTCAAGTTGTTTGAAATTTCCGACGTTGTTTTACCGGACAGCGAGAATGTTATGACGGAAACAATCGTCGGGGCCAAGAACTCCCGACGACTAGCTGCTGTTTATGCCGGGCCAACGTCTGGCTTTGAAATCATCCATGGTTTAGTCGATCGGGTCATGACGCTTTTGGAAATTGCGCCCGAAGAGGCGTACATTGCCAATTCTGCCAaatcggacgaagaagaataccGGGTAGCTCGAGAAGGCTGGACGTATACGATTGCGTCCTTATCGGAAAGCGACCCGCACGTGAACACCTACTTTCCTGGGCGGGCTGCGGCTATTTTGCTCACAAAACCCAACGCGACAAGTAGTTGTGTGGTGGGAACTTTTGGAATTCTGCACCCCGACGTCCTGGCCAACTTTGACATTTTGTATCCGTCCAGCTGTGTGGAGTTGGATCTGGAAGCGTTGATGTAGCGCAAATAGACAGGATGGCAAATACTTTATTAATGCAAACACACAGATTATCAATGGAACAAATTCCAACCTGGCTGTGGTTGAAACAGGTAGCTAGCCACATACCAAAGGTGACGTAGGCACCGTGATTGAGTTTTGTTCTTCCACGAGTGAACACGAGCAGAAAAGCCACAAACAGCAGCACGAAACGCTCACTGTTGATTGTCAGTCAAACCAGATCGAGACGAGAAAAAATCATACTAGCGGCAAGTCTGAATACAGCATGGCGCCCAAGTTTCAGAAAGGACCGGATCTCAAGAGATTTATGGTAAGCTCGCACAGCCGCGAACGTGTAATGCCCGAGCGCGGAAAAGAGGAGAAAAGGCTGATGCAGAAAGGAAACCGCGCCGTCGAATTGCGCGGACAAAGATGAATATACTTCGTGCGGATTCGCAAGCGCAGAAGCGGAACGCACAATCGTCGCGAAACAATCTTTCAAGTGCAAACGCAAGTTCAGACTTTCTATTGAAATTTTTATAGGCTCGATTTCTGTTGGAGCGTTCGGATGACACGTGCGGCTCCTACCTGTATTGAGCTGACTTCTAAACTAGAGAGAAAACTAACATGTCCATACTCCAACACCCAACAGGACAAACGCCTTAGATTATCTTTGAATGCCAACCGCAAAGTTATCGGTACTCTACGCGGATACGATGCCTTCTTGAATGTAGTTCTTGAAGACGTTGAGTCGGAAACCGGCCAATACCTGGGGCAAGTCGTCATTCGGGGGAATTCTATCGTACAGCTGGAAGGATTAGAGCGCGTATAAAGTCATAAAATACTGCCCGATGAAAGGCAACGTATAACGAGCTCTACAATGTTTACACGGCGTTTTGAATTGATTGTACGAGAAAGACTTCAAAAATAAAATGCACACTCTGATAGCTTTTCATCGGGCCTAGCAAGGACGTAGCAACAGATCTAATTCCTATTGCAGGGAGCAAGTAGATAAGGTAACCTTTTAGCGAAAATACAGCACGAACAAAAACCATGCTGTGCGACAAATTTCCCTCTCTGTACGGTGCCCTCAAATTGTATCGGCAAATATTCTGCTGAGCAGAGACGTCACGAAGAGAAATGGCTTCGACTTGCAATTGTGTTCCATATGTTTTACAAGAAGTAAAGAAGACAATTACACCCCTCTCTACCAGATGCCCAAAGTGTCCTCGTCCAGCCTTGTGATGGAATCATCCGACCCCTTAATCGTTCCCGAGCGATCGCTATCGTCCCAAGAGACACTGACATCCAAATCATCCTCATCCTCGAGAAAGTCGGCACCAAACTTATCCAATCTTTCGGAAGGGTTTTTCACATTAATCCCCGCCATCTTGGCTACGCCAAGGAGCTCATCAAACTCTTGATTTTTCATCTCCTGGCTGTCTTCCTTGACTTTGCGCATAAATTCTCCACGATCTCGTAGGTTATACCCCTCAAAGGCTCGACGGTCTCCTTTGGCAAATTCTTCTGGAACCATATTGCGGGAATTTCCGATCCCCCAGCCGCCAGTTCCATCGGCATGTAATTGGGTCGTCCTCGCCTTCCCGGGGCATGAGGGAGAAGGTCCAAAAGCGAAAGCGGATATTGATGGGCTTAGCAGAAGGACTGATAACAGCAGAATTTGGCCTAATTTACTCATATCGACAAGGTCTAAGGTTACGATGGATAAAGAATAGAGAGAAGGAATCTCCGTCGTCCAGCTGGACAGAAGAAACTGGAAAGGCGAAGGAGAAAACAAACTTGTCCTAACTGTCAAAGTCAAAAATAGGGCGTCTCGTTTCTGCGTGTTTTTGAGACTGCCTTCTCCACGTGCCGCTTGTACCATTTTGCAGAATTCGCGAGAAGATGACGTGGAAGGACTGTCATCGATGACATAATAATCAGGCAATCCAAATAATTCATCGCCTATGCAGACAAACTGCAATTTTTCTATAGGGGCCAGGCCAGCCCTCCGCGCTTGTGGCCGAAACGACTTCGTCTTGACAACACATTCCAACAAAATAGGATCCGTGTGCTGACAGTAAGTGGTTCCACAACTTGAAGCCATGTCTCCGAATAATGTCGAGACCGAGCTAATCGAGTTGAACCAAAAGCTGCTGAATGGTATCGCCGCGGGCAACTACGAGCTGTACGAGTCACTCATTGACGCCAGTATTACTTGCTTTGAGCCGGAAGCCGTCGGTCACTTGGTGGAAGGGCACGAGTTCCACAAGTACTATTTCGACCTTCCCACATCTAGCAACCCCGTCAATACAACCATGGTACGACCGCATGTGCGGTTACTGGGTGAAGACGCGGCGGTGGTTTGCTACGCCCGTCTGACCCAAACGCTTGATGAGGACGGTGCCCCCACCACGGCATTCTGCGAAGAAACACGCGTTTGGCAAAAGGTCGCCGGCCTGTGGAAAAATGTGCACGTTCATCGCTCCGTGAACTAAAAGCAAACGTGTGAAAACCAAATAACTGCAAATTTTCTATTTCAGAGGAGCCCAGCTCTGATCCACGATACATAAGTGACAGCACCTGGAAATTCCGACTCAGAAAGTGCTGTTACCTGAACGAGAAGCAAATGTACCCTAGCTTGAGTACATGCTAGATCTAACGGTGAAAGCGCAATTTTTCTCGAAGCTGATGTTTGTAGTTTATGTGATTGTCTCTCTAGAGAGCCTACTGCAAACCGTGGACTGACTGGAATGCATAGTGGAGACTTGGCATTACACGCTGGAATAACAATCTAGATCGTCTTGCTGTCGACAGGTTTTGAGATCCCTCGTCCAAAGAAGATGATCGTCTCATTTGGCATGATACATAAAGTGTTGCATATCCTCGGACCACACAAATTTTCTCCCACAATGTTGTCAATACTCCAGGTCGCACCGCTTCCAAGAGGCTCTTCACTTTACAGGTCGATTGCAATATGACCGAACAGGAACAAAACAAGACAGATGATTCCACAAAGTCCGGAAGCGCATCCACTGCTCCGACGCCCCCCATTACTAACAGTACGCTGAAAACGACCAACGCCGATGTGGGAGTGGTAGTTCGGCGCCGACGTCGTCGGGTTGTGGCAGAGGAAGAAGGACCGGCGGTCGATCCAATTTTGTTGCAAAAAGTGCTCACCGAGTCAAGCTTACCGTCGGCCTACACGTTTGAAGTTACGAAGAGCGTGAAAAGGATCCTGAAACTCCAAGCAACACATGTGGCTTTGCAAATGCCCGAAGGTCTCTTGTTGTACGCGACTGTGCTCGCGGATGTTTTCCAACGGCTGGCATCTTGTCTTCAGCAAGTATCGATCTTGGGTGATGTCACCTACGGGGCCTGTTGCGTTGACGATCTTGGTGCACAAGCCCTGGGTGCCGAACTCTTGATTCACTACGGACACTCCTGTCTGGTTCCGCTTCAACATACCGTTGTGCCGTGCCTGTACGTCTTTGTGGAAATTCACGTGGACGTGCCGCATTTGGTGGACTGTCTAGATATTACTTTGAGACCGCAAAGTCCGAAACCGCGTGTGTATTTGCTGGGGACGGTGCAGTTTCGCCACGCTTTTGTACAAGCAACGCAGCTTTTGAAGGAAAAGGGATACGAGGAAGTTTCTATCCCCCAGGCCAAGCCTCTTTCGCCGGGCGAAGTTTTGGGCTGCACCAGTCCAGAATTGGTAAACGATGGAGTGCGATCGATTGTTTGTTTTGTCGCCGATGGTCGCTTTCATTTGGAAGCGACCTTGATTTCGAATCCACACGTCGATCTATTCTATCGCTATGACCCCTATTCGAAAACGCTTACGGAAGAAGCCTACGATCACGACCAAATGAAGTCCATCCGCTCATCCGCAATTGCCACGTCGCGAGGAGCTCAAGTCTATGGCATCGTACTGGGCACTCTGGGTCGTCAGGGTAATCCAGCTATTGTTCACCGCATTCGGGAGTCACTCCGGGCACATGGTAAACGACATTTTCTCATGCTGTTGTCAGAAATCACACCAGCCAAGCTGCAGCTGTTCGACGGCAAGATCGACGCGTGGGTACAAGTGGCATGCCCTAGACTTTCCGTTGACTGGGGACATTTCTTGTCGAAAAAGCCTGTTCTAAGTCCTTACGAACTTTTTGTTAGCTTGGAGGAAACTGACTGGCGAGACAATTATCCGATGGACTACTACGCACACGCCGGAGGCCCGTGGACGAACTACTTTGAAGAAAACAAGCAACGCCAGTTACCGTGAGTCCGCACGGTACGATGTGATGGTATCCGGTACGTTTAGAGTTTCGCTGCCACGGGCAGACTGTTATTCGAATTGTTGACGGTCAATACGCGCGAGATCATTTGGCGTGGTTGGACATTTTTCAACCCCACCCACCATGCCTTCCATACTTGCGCGAGAGGAATAGTTTTTACGTACTAGCATTCACTTTCTCCTACTGCGGGACTTGCTGTCTGGGTGTTCCAGCAGTACAACCCACCGCATGGGAACATTCTCGCTAGTAACATTGTCTCACGAATTTTTTTATTTACTTTTCACAGTATAATACCCAGTCAGGCACAAATTACCTCTGATCGAAGAACCTTAACAAGCGACACCAGTGGACCCTCCACATTGAAAGAAACACCGGGTCCAGCAACCAATTTCGACATTGACCTCACGACAGTCAATCCACAATTCGTCCAGGCCCAGAGCACAAACCGCGTCCGAAACAGACCCTGCGATATTGTTATGGTAGATACTTAATTCCTCCAAACTCGACATCGCCAAAACTACATCGTTCGGAAAATCTCCGGTGAGCTCGTTCCATTCCACATAAAACTCACGTAGAATACGCATATTCCGCATGGTATTCGGAATGCTTCCCGTCAAACCATTCTGTTCCATGCGTAGTGTACGCAGATTAACCATTCTACCGAAATCCGAGGGTATCGTACCAAAAAATTCGTTGACGCTCACATCGAGTGTGACCAAATTCGACAGCATGGCCAATTCCCCAGGCAACGATGCCCTCAAGCCTCGTCCACTTAAATTGATTCCGATGACACTAGATTGGCTATCACACGTGACACCCGACCAGGAACACTCGTTCGTGCCGCTCATCCAAGATTGCAATTGACGAGCTTCCTCGAGTCGCCGTCCCGCTAGGCCGGTTCGAAAGCCCAGCGTGGCCAAAGCAAACTGCTGTACGATGCGGCTTTCTGGCAAAGCCGCTGTCGCACTAGAGTTTTCTACGAACGCCAAGGCTCTCGACTGCGCTGAAGCCGGATTTTGCAGGGCTGCGGCTGTGGAAGCTGGTGCGGCATTCGTAATAGCCGACCCAACCGTCGACGTTCCGGTAGGAGGTGGGGTGGCAACTGCGATGGGAGCCGGCGTGGCAATGATCACTGGTGCTATCGTCGCTACCAAGGTGGGCGCCGGCGTCGGAGCACTTGTTGGTGCCCGGGTGGGAAAGGCTGTAATCATGACTGGCTCGGATGTGGGTGTACTCGTCGGCGGAGGCATTGCGGTCGGAGCATCCGTCGTGTCGCCCTCTGCCGGTCCACAATTGTTGCAAGTTTCCCGGCAATAAATAAAAGGCTCGAGTCCGGGTTGACAAAATTGGTCGCGGACATTGGGACGCCCGCTCAACCACTCACAGGAGCGGTCACCGGTCCCTTCACCCAAAAAGACCAACTTGTCGGGATCATCGATCCCACACACATCACGATTCCACGCGCTCGGCTCCGGTGTCGGAGATCCGGTGGAAGGGATTTCGGAAGCTAtcggcgccgtcgtcggcgGCAAGAAGGGAAGGAAATCGACCGGCGGGGCTCCTATTTCGTTGCTCGAGCCCCCTTCTGACGAAGATGCGCTGGAAGAATCACTATTGCGATTGCCAGCGGCGACCAAGGCTCCCACGGCAACGCAAATTGCCGTTAGTAGAATAATCGACAACACGATGATAACGAAGCTCAAGCGACTTCCTAACCACCCTTTCCTGGTGGGTGCGGCTGACGCTCCGATTGCGGCGGCGGCTCGGGTGTTCTTTTCCGAAGACTCGGTAGTAGTCGAGGATCCCACAACGATCATGTTGGGGGGCCGGGCCGTGGTGTTGGACCGCTGGGGGGTCTTGGTCTGTGGCGTAACCGGCGCTTTACGATTAGTCGGGGATGTTTCCGGCGTCGACAAGTCGTAGACGGCCGGTTTCGTTGGCGCCTCGggtttgttgttggattgCTTGCGTAGGGATCGCACGGAATGGCGCACGGAGCTGCCCCTGGCTCCATTGGAAGAGACGGGAGGGGGGCCAACGGCGGAGCTTGGGTCCTTTTTGCTGTGTCGCGTCTGGTTGTCGGGCCTCGCTCGTGCGGCCtcgctgtcgctgtcgtcgtccatcGAGCTCGTGGGTGTCATGGGGGGCGCGGCTTGTCGTGGAGCCGACACGGAAGTACGGTTATGGTAGCGTCCGAGCTTGGAATCACCGGATCGATTCAAGTCTTCCTCCATGTCGTACTCACTCAGAATCTTGTTCGTTTCGGCTTGCACCTTGGCTTGGAAGgacatttcgtcgtcgtgcaCGACGGTATCGTTTTGAAAGTAGGATCCGTCGGTCGTCATTAAGCCCGACATGGATTCGATGCCCGACACGGAGCCGTCATCCGTCGACACGTCGTAGGCTGCGGCGTCCGTCCGGGGGGAGTAAGGATTCAGTCCTTGCGAACGCGTGGCGGAGGGCGACTCGACGGTCAAGGGAATGTGCGTATGGCTGCGCTCCGTGGCAGGCGGCGGCGGCATCCCGGAGGACAACGTGTAGTCCCCATCCATGGTGAACACATCCGACATggtgtcatcgtcgtcgctgtccgGACCATCCGCTCCGTGAGCTGCCATTCCGTACGAACGATTCATTGTACGAGTATCGAACAAACGGAAATGGATGTACGAACGGGAAGTGTTCGGAGAAAGGAAGAGGAAAGGTGCGTGCCTGCCTGCCTGTCTAACGTTGGGTCTCGGAAGTACTCTCGGAAGTACTTGtgttttcgttcgtttctCTACACTCCTATCGAGAAGAGACTTTTCGAACCGCGGAGATGCGTCTACCTCGTTTGGAACAACGGGTTGGAACGGGGGGAATCGAGAGGCGTCCTTTCCAGAGTCAATCTTGTGTACGATCCGTTTTTGTGCTCGCCACCGTGGGACCGTTGTGGGTGTGTTCTCTATGTGCAGTCATACTATATATATATTGTCGAGCCGGCACGCCAATAGTCCTTCCTATCGGCTCGGCGTGGCATCGGACACCTGCGCTACTCGAGGGTACGGTGGTATGCGCGCGCCAGCCCCATACGTGTGGATCGATACTACCGACTAGTTTCAGACAGGGAAGGGGACAAGCGGGATCCAACGCAAACGACTCGCCGTACTCTAATTCCCATCGCGTGCTATACCGACGATCCCTGGCGATCATCGTACGCACTGGCACTGGCGCTAAATTCCAATCCCCGGAGGGCGATTGTCGCGCGGGCGAGCCCCGCGACGGATTGCGTTCGTGGGTACCGGAAGGACGCGCGCAAGGACCGCGGGACCCGCCGAGACGAGTGGACGAACCCCATCCGCCTGTCGAGCATTCCGGGTCTTTTTCTGTGGCAGAGGAGCTGGTCGTCGCCGCTGCCGCAAGTCCGAGACGGAAGGGTAGATAGGTAGGAAAAGTGTGAGCAGCGTGGGGGAGGGAGGAAAACCAAATCGTTCTCACAATCTCTCTTGTCACTCTCTCCACAGTAATTGTTGTACCGGGAAAACACAAACACCTTTTATAGAATCGCGTCACCCACCATGTACCAGCAGTACCAGCAATACGCTCAACCACAACAGTCGCACGCACAACCGGTGTTGTCCCAGCCGAGCCGCCATCTCAGTCGTGATAGTAACAGCAACAATAACAGCAACAACTTGACGTGGAACGGTACCGCATGGGTATCCGCCAATCCACCATCGGGCAGCAGCGCCGTTTCTTCGTTTAGTACGGCGTCGTCTCACCATCACTACGTTCCCCCACAGCTTTCACAAACCCCTTCACAGTATCCAGCCCAACAACAGTCACTaatgccgtcgtcgtcgtcggcacaATCCGCCGTTTCGCTGGTCCAGCAGTATACCCAGTATTATCACGCATGGACCGCACAACAACAGGGACACGTGGCGCACGCCCGGACCTATACGCCGCACAGTCCGGATTACCAAACCGCCATGCAACACGCGGGAACTTGCCAAACCTACGCCGAAGACAGTTCCCGCGCCGCGCATTACTTTCACCAGAACCCTCAGGCCACGATTGCTACCGCACCCCTTTCCTTGCCACCGACGCCCCCCACGACCGCCAcgaccgccgccgccaccaccaccaccacgacgtCTCACGCACTGAACAATCCACCGAGGGTACAGCAGCCCCACACGATTCCCCAAAAGACCCCTACTCCAGCAAAGGCGAAACCTCCCATGAAAGATTACGTGGATCGATGTTTACAGCAATGTCGAAACGAAACAGAAAAACGCGCCATGGTATCGGAAATCGAACGACTCATGTCCGGACTCATACAAAAAGGTACTTTTCACGATATGGAATGGGGCAATTTGCAACTGATCGCCGTACCGGAAAGAACTTCGGTTCCGGCGACTCCATCGTTGCGTCCTACTCATCCATACCAGGGACCAACAAGAAACGATGTTTCGTACTACGGACCCACAAATGTTCAAGCTGGGTATCCGTCGTCAGCCGCAGGAGCGTCACCACAATCCCTGCGGAATCCCAAAAAACGCCGCTTTTCTGTCCAAACACCATCCGTTACGGTGGATCCCACCATCAACTACTATGGTCCGAGTATCACCCACAATTCCACTCACTCGTTCTCTTCTTCtcagcagcagcaaactTCCAAATCTCGCCAAAAAGACGGATTCAATCAATCCTCTTTAGCGTTGGATGTCCGGGCCCGTCGTTTTTCGGGTCCGGGTGGTATTGACGATATTCAACAGACCACCACGCAGGCCATTTCGGGCTTTGACCGATTCATGGGCAAAGCCGCCATTGGTGGTTCGACCAAACCcctggatgaagaagattaCGAAGCTATGACTGTAAAAGGCACTTGCCACGTCTTGGAGAAATCCTATTTGCGTTTGACCGCTCCACCGCGTGCCGAACTCGTGCGGCCCGAACAAGTATTGCGCAAGCACGTGGCTCAGTTAAAGACGGAGCGACAAAAACCTGCCGCAACTCGACGAGATTATCTATGGTTTTGTTCGCAATTGAAGGCCGTGCGACAGGACTGTACCGTACAGCGCATTCAGAATGCATTCACCGTAGATGTCTATGAGACTCACGCCCGGATCGCTTTAGAAGAAGGGGATCTGAACGAATACAATCAATGCCAGACGCAGCTCAAGTATTTGTATGATCTACTTCGGAATGACAGTGATGAGTATCTAGCAGCACAGCAGTACGAGGATGAATTTCTCGCATATCGGGTATTGTATTACGTGTTTTTGACGGGCAACCAGTCCTATCAGGGTGGTTCGTCCGACCTTTTGCATCTCTTGCTACAGCTCTCGGGGCCAGATCGATCTTCCCATCCTTCCATTGCCCATGCTTTAAAGGTTCGTGCCGCTTGTGCACAGACGGATTACCACGatttttttcgattgcggGAAACTTGTCCCAATCATGGCAAGTATTTGATGGATCGCATGGTGCCGTCCATGCGATTCAAGGCGCTGCAACGTATTTGTCAGGCCTACCGACCGTCGGTGGAAACTGGTTTCGCGCTCAAGGAGCTTGGTTTCGAAAAAAATGCGACAATCGGTAAGCAATGGCTGAAGAGTTGCGGATGTGTgttggacgatgatgagaGTATCATTGATACGAAGGAAAGTATTGTGCGTGAGAGTGACTTGGAACACAAGCAATCATTGATTTAGAATAGTGTAGCGGATTTTCGGACTCTAATGACTATTTATAAATATATATAAGATTATATGAAAATTCACTTTTCGTTAGCCACCCACTGTTCTCACAAATAGGTTGACCGCTTGATTCCAAGCCTTATTGGCGGCTTCGGCGTTGTACGCAAAGGCGTCATTGTCATTGAAATCTTGCGCTGGGTTAGTGTATCCGTGTTTGGCCGAAAGTTGTAACAGGGACGTCCGATGGCGATGCGCTTGAAGTGTTTCTAAAGCATATTCTAACGACTGGTTCGACACGAACGGATCCTCAACTCCGTGGCAAATGATGATATCAGCCGTACCTTCCCCTGAAGCTGAACCCTCCGGTGAAGGCAGATTGCTGCCGTGGGCCCGTTCATCTTCGCCAAAGACGCCATGAAATGCGGCCATGGCCTTGACGCTGGGAAGATTCATTTGTCCTAGCTCGAGAATAGGATATCCTCCCAAACACCATCCCATGGCACCCAATCGATCCGTATCGATTTCATCTTGTTTCCCCAACACATCGAGCGCTGCTCGAATACGTGCTCGCAGTTCAGGTCGTGATCGTGACTCATCGTCGTTGGGGTCGTCGGTGTTCTTCTGGGCTAGCACGTGTTCCCGAGCTTGCTGGTACCGGCTCCGATCGGCGTCCCAGGCCCAACCCGTTTCATCTCCCAAAATATCAGCTATTAAGACGACACAGTCCAACTTTTGGACCAACGCAACcgctttccaaaacaaaaataaGTCTTGTGGACCGGCGCCCGTATGAAAAAACAAAATACCAGGACGGGGTGTACTGGATTGCGTACCTAACGCGCCACTGCTGCCTTTGCGTATCAAATGTCCGTGAAGTAATGATGGCTGTTTCCCGGGGTTTGGATCTCTTTCACTGTCGCTTCCGTATGTGGCCGCATATTGGACGCGACACGTTTCAGCGGACCAAACGGAATCCCCTTCATCCAATTCTTGCTGTTTCCAGGCATCCAGCACAGCCTTGGCGTAGTGAAAGTCTTTTGCTCGACGAGGTTGATGTACGCTTTCGTCCGCTACGCACAACGTTTGTTCAATCAAACAAGGCGCAGCCACGAGAGACTCGGGATCGAGTGGCACCCATTCTGTCTGGGTCGAATGTCTCGCCGTATTGCGAAGCACGGCAGGCTTCATCAACATTTTATCTCGTCCGACAGCGTCAATTCTCTGTGGTCTCGCTATTATGGAAAACGAACTAGCCAACGCTGGTACCAAAATAATGAAGGATAGATAGGCGGCAGTAGTACTGGTATAGATGGGATATCGCATGGTCTTCCCTATGAGAGCAAATTGTGACGGTGACCATGGAAGCTCGAAAAATCCGGTTTTCCCGTTTCTGTCGCGTAAGGagtctaactgtaagctcCACGCATCCCATTGGCCATTGAGTACCGTAAGATACACTTCCGAGTAGGCGAGATGGACAGGAGCGACATAAAGCAACCCTGACTATCGTAAGACTTCAGGGCTGTTAAGTGCGGCGAAGTGTGATCCgcagagcaaaacacaacCCACAATGTGGAACTGGAATTTCTCTTGCAATACCAAATAACACTCTACGTTCCAACAACACCGCCAACAGCGAAAGTCTCTAGTCATCACCTTTTCCTTCTAACGACAGTGCTCGATACCTCCGCTCAGTTTCGATTTTCAAAGTCCGTATATCTCATAATGCGGAGATTGTCACAGCCAAGACACGCGGTACTACCGGCGTTGCTGGTGGGTTTTTGGGCCTTGTGTTTTACATTCTTGCTGGGGTCAACTGTGGCGTATCCTGTCATTCTCCAAATCGAAGAGGATTCCACTCGTTGTCTGCGGCTACTCATTCCAGAAGACGATGATGCTCATGTGGTGTTCCTCACGATCCCCAGCGCAGacgaactcgacgacgaagcggtCGAGTCTTGGTACGTCGATCAGGTCTACCAACTGACCAAGCAAAAAGACACGGAATTGGCAAAACGACTACCCCAGGAAGCCCCGGCGAACGTTGCTCAAGCCATGAGCGCGTTCCTACAAGAACAGGGGGAGAATAAGTCACCGCTGCGCATCACCTTGGAAGACAATGGTGCCACAGGCACTCGACAGTTCAGTTACCGGACCAAATTCTTTTTGCCAACCGTGCTGAATCACGTTCGACACAGTAACTACCAAAAACCCAAAGATaaggacgaggaagaagagtGGAACGACGCCGCCATGGAAGGCTACGAAATTTGTATGatcaacgaagacgacgaacaGGCCGTTCAAGTTATTTTTGAAAGTATCTACGTCAGCGAAGATGTGATCGATGTCGAGGATATCAAGAAACCGGcgtttgaaaaagaaaagcacCTCACACCGCTAGAAAAGAACCTGGACCAATCCATTCAAGCCGCTCACGCAGTCCTGCGGGAAATGAAATACATGGAAAAGAGGGAAACACGTATGAGGCAGACAGCCGAATCTATTAACTCTCGGGTCCGCTGGTTCAGTTACCTTTCGATCGCAGTCCTCTTCACGGTCACCTATTTGCAGGTCACCTACCTCAAACGGTACTTTCATAAAAAGAAACTAATGTAATAAGTCTTACATTAATATAAGTCCGTACTTTTATCAAGACGTGATAAAGTCATTCACTGTCTTTTGTAGGGATACCCCTTCTTCATACCTATTCTATTGTCAGTATAGCATAGCATTATAAAAGCTGTTGTTACGGCGAGGCTCGGAGACAGCTCAAGTGCCTAGCCGCCAACAAGTCGTCCTCGCCCCCGACAGTCAAAAACAGGTTTTTAGACTTTTGACCTTTTGTCTTGCCGTACTTTTTTATCGCGTACTTTACCTTTTGACGATCACGACAGCGCACGCATTTAGTAGCAAGGCCCTTCTCACCAAACTTTTCCCAAGGTAGAAAATTCTTGCATCCTTTACACCACTTGATATCCAACCCGGGCACTTCCGTGACGGACCAGACGGCCACGTCGCATGACGTACACACACCCTTGTTCTGACGAGGAATAATGTGGGCGATTTCCTCCTTTTTAGcatcgttgctgttgtgggaGCGACCGGTGGTCGAGCAGAGGCGGAGTCGACCGCAC
Proteins encoded in this window:
- a CDS encoding predicted protein yields the protein MYQQYQQYAQPQQSHAQPVLSQPSRHLSRDSNSNNNSNNLTWNGTAWVSANPPSGSSAVSSFSTASSHHHYVPPQLSQTPSQYPAQQQSLMPSSSSAQSAVSLVQQYTQYYHAWTAQQQGHVAHARTYTPHSPDYQTAMQHAGTCQTYAEDSSRAAHYFHQNPQATIATAPLSLPPTPPTTATTAAATTTTTTSHALNNPPRVQQPHTIPQKTPTPAKAKPPMKDYVDRCLQQCRNETEKRAMVSEIERLMSGLIQKGTFHDMEWGNLQLIAVPERTSVPATPSLRPTHPYQGPTRNDVSYYGPTNVQAGYPSSAAGASPQSLRNPKKRRFSVQTPSVTVDPTINYYGPSITHNSTHSFSSSQQQQTSKSRQKDGFNQSSLALDVRARRFSGPGGIDDIQQTTTQAISGFDRFMGKAAIGGSTKPLDEEDYEAMTVKGTCHVLEKSYLRLTAPPRAELVRPEQVLRKHVAQLKTERQKPAATRRDYLWFCSQLKAVRQDCTVQRIQNAFTVDVYETHARIALEEGDLNEYNQCQTQLKYLYDLLRNDSDEYLAAQQYEDEFLAYRVLYYVFLTGNQSYQGGSSDLLHLLLQLSGPDRSSHPSIAHALKVRAACAQTDYHDFFRLRETCPNHGKYLMDRMVPSMRFKALQRICQAYRPSVETGFALKELGFEKNATIGKQWLKSCGCVLDDDESIIDTKESIVRESDLEHKQSLI
- a CDS encoding predicted protein, which translates into the protein MRRLSQPRHAVLPALLVGFWALCFTFLLGSTVAYPVILQIEEDSTRCLRLLIPEDDDAHVVFLTIPSADELDDEAVESWYVDQVYQLTKQKDTELAKRLPQEAPANVAQAMSAFLQEQGENKSPLRITLEDNGATGTRQFSYRTKFFLPTVLNHVRHSNYQKPKDKDEEEEWNDAAMEGYEICMINEDDEQAVQVIFESIYVSEDVIDVEDIKKPAFEKEKHLTPLEKNLDQSIQAAHAVLREMKYMEKRETRMRQTAESINSRVRWFSYLSIAVLFTVTYLQVTYLKRYFHKKKLM
- a CDS encoding predicted protein, with protein sequence MLMKPAVLRNTARHSTQTEWVPLDPESLVAAPCLIEQTLCVADESVHQPRRAKDFHYAKAVLDAWKQQELDEGDSVWSAETCRVQYAATYGSDSERDPNPGKQPSLLHGHLIRKGSSGALGTQSSTPRPGILFFHTGAGPQDLFLFWKAVALVQKLDCVVLIADILGDETGWAWDADRSRYQQAREHVLAQKNTDDPNDDESRSRPELRARIRAALDVLGKQDEIDTDRLGAMGWCLGGYPILELGQMNLPSVKAMAAFHGVFGEDERAHGSNLPSPEGSASGEGTADIIICHGVEDPFVSNQSLEYALETLQAHRHRTSLLQLSAKHGYTNPAQDFNDNDAFAYNAEAANKAWNQAVNLFVRTVGG